One Chitinophagaceae bacterium C216 genomic window carries:
- the mdtC_3 gene encoding Multidrug resistance protein MdtC: protein MLNKIIKYFLENRVITLLLLLVVLIWGLITAPFNWHQGVLPSDPVPVDAIPNIGENQQIVATEWMGRSPKDIQEQITYPLTTALLGIPGVKTIRSSSMFGMSFLYVIFEEDVEFYWSRSRILEKLNSLPAGTLPSGVTPTLGPDATALGQVFWYTLEGRNPETGKPAGGWDPDELRTVQDFYVKYNLAALEGVSEVASIGGFVKEYQVDINPDAMRAYNVSVMDIMSAIQNSNLDIGAETIEINKAEYLVRGLGYIKSVKDLEDAVVTVRNNVPVKIKDVGFVNLGPSTRRGGLDKEGVEAVGGVVVARHGANPMAVINNVKEKIKEMEAGFPQKTLADGTISKITVVPFYDRSGLIQETIGTLENALAHEILICIIVVIVLVVNLRASILISSILPIGVLATFIIMKQMGVEANIVALSGIAIAIGVMVDVGIVFIEGILRHMDEEKAKGIDSRGKAFINLISRAVSEVSGALSTAMLTTIISFLPVFMMEAQEGKLFGPLAYTKTFALVSTFVVGIILLPTLAYYVFSIRINGNKIRRLANYVLVVAGIGLWIYSGIFVVFALTLIGVNNLFTPRWKGEKIANYVNVAITLFVAMYYLTVEWLPLGTQASTTLNFVFVFFAIGSILGMLWALVIYYEQILRWSLSNRWKFMAIPIITLLFGMLAWMGVEKSFGFVANGFEKIGWKSFRETAFWQKSTETFPGIGEEFMPSLNEGSFLLMPTSMPHTGIEQNLQLIRTLDKRIQNIPEVELIVGKWGRVNSALDPAPTQMFENTINYIPEYILDEDGHRERFKTNSDGHFELINGDTYHIDQGFRQIPRDSLIIDKGGKFFRQWRPEIKTADDIWQEIVNVSHLPGLTSAPKLQPIEARLVMLSTGMRAPMGLKVFGPDLESIEAGGKALETALKDIPSIMPSTVFYDRAVGAPYIEIHLNRNRMARYGITVAELQEVISAAVGGMTLTSTVEGRERFPVRLRYPRELRDDPEALKKIIIPTATGAQIPLGDVVDIEYAKGAQMIQSENTFLLGYVIFDKISGKAEVEVVREADQILQEKIASGELSLPNGVTYKFAGNYEQQERAAKRLMLIIPLSLLAILVILYFQFRTVTASLIHFSGVFVALAGGFILLWLYGQPWFMDFSVGGTNMRDLFQMHSINLSIAVWVGFIALFGLATSDGVLMGTYIHDTFEARNPRTKDEIREAVIYAGLKRVRPAAMTTATALIALLPVLTSTGKGAEIMVPMAIPTFGGMLIQSMTMFVVPVFQCWWRESATKKENRKNNKNIANENE, encoded by the coding sequence ATGCTTAATAAAATAATCAAGTATTTTTTGGAAAACAGAGTAATAACACTCTTATTACTTCTGGTTGTCCTGATATGGGGGCTGATTACAGCACCCTTCAATTGGCATCAGGGGGTTTTGCCAAGTGATCCTGTTCCAGTCGATGCGATCCCAAACATTGGAGAGAATCAGCAAATCGTGGCTACGGAATGGATGGGAAGGTCTCCCAAAGATATACAGGAACAGATTACCTATCCACTCACGACCGCCTTACTGGGCATCCCCGGCGTAAAAACGATCCGGAGCAGTTCGATGTTCGGAATGTCCTTCCTCTATGTAATTTTTGAGGAAGATGTAGAGTTTTATTGGAGCCGTTCCCGTATTCTGGAAAAACTGAATTCATTGCCTGCCGGCACATTACCATCCGGCGTAACGCCTACACTCGGACCGGATGCCACTGCTTTGGGTCAGGTATTCTGGTACACACTGGAAGGACGAAATCCAGAGACCGGAAAACCTGCCGGTGGCTGGGATCCGGATGAACTGCGTACTGTGCAGGATTTCTATGTAAAATATAATTTGGCAGCATTGGAGGGGGTTTCCGAAGTAGCTTCCATCGGAGGTTTCGTAAAAGAATACCAAGTCGATATCAATCCAGATGCGATGCGCGCATACAATGTATCCGTAATGGATATCATGTCGGCTATCCAAAACAGCAACCTGGATATCGGTGCAGAGACAATCGAAATAAACAAGGCGGAATATCTGGTGCGTGGATTGGGGTATATAAAGAGTGTAAAAGATTTGGAAGATGCCGTGGTCACCGTTCGAAACAATGTACCTGTAAAAATTAAGGATGTTGGTTTTGTCAATTTAGGGCCTTCCACGCGGCGTGGCGGATTGGATAAGGAAGGCGTTGAAGCTGTCGGCGGCGTAGTGGTTGCCCGACATGGCGCAAACCCAATGGCTGTCATCAACAATGTCAAGGAAAAGATTAAAGAAATGGAGGCAGGCTTCCCTCAAAAAACGTTGGCGGATGGTACCATCTCAAAAATTACCGTTGTACCCTTTTACGATCGTTCCGGTTTAATTCAGGAAACGATCGGAACGTTAGAAAATGCGCTGGCACACGAAATACTGATTTGTATTATCGTTGTCATCGTTCTGGTCGTCAATCTGCGAGCATCCATTCTCATATCCAGTATTCTGCCCATTGGTGTGCTGGCGACCTTTATCATCATGAAACAAATGGGAGTCGAGGCAAATATTGTGGCTCTTTCGGGAATCGCAATTGCCATTGGGGTCATGGTAGATGTCGGAATCGTCTTTATCGAAGGTATCCTGCGGCATATGGATGAAGAAAAAGCCAAGGGAATTGATAGTCGGGGAAAAGCCTTTATAAACTTGATTTCCCGGGCGGTTTCAGAAGTTTCCGGAGCGTTGTCAACGGCAATGCTCACCACTATCATCAGTTTCTTGCCTGTATTCATGATGGAAGCACAGGAAGGAAAACTGTTCGGTCCATTGGCTTATACCAAAACCTTTGCCTTGGTATCAACGTTTGTAGTGGGAATTATCTTATTGCCCACACTGGCGTATTATGTTTTTTCGATCCGGATAAATGGAAATAAAATACGTCGGTTAGCCAACTATGTTTTGGTGGTAGCCGGTATCGGCCTTTGGATCTATTCAGGTATTTTTGTGGTGTTCGCATTGACTTTGATCGGAGTCAACAACCTGTTTACACCAAGATGGAAAGGAGAAAAAATTGCCAACTACGTTAATGTAGCTATCACACTTTTTGTAGCGATGTATTACCTGACGGTTGAGTGGCTGCCACTCGGCACACAGGCAAGCACCACACTTAACTTTGTGTTCGTATTCTTTGCCATTGGTTCCATCCTGGGAATGTTATGGGCATTGGTGATCTATTATGAACAGATCCTGCGTTGGTCACTTTCCAACCGGTGGAAATTCATGGCCATCCCTATCATTACTTTATTATTCGGAATGTTAGCATGGATGGGCGTAGAGAAGAGTTTTGGTTTTGTTGCAAATGGCTTCGAAAAGATAGGTTGGAAGTCATTTCGGGAGACTGCCTTCTGGCAAAAATCCACCGAAACATTTCCCGGTATCGGGGAGGAATTTATGCCAAGCCTCAATGAAGGTTCTTTCCTTTTGATGCCCACCAGTATGCCGCATACTGGGATTGAACAAAACCTGCAATTGATCAGAACACTTGATAAACGTATTCAAAACATACCGGAAGTCGAACTTATCGTAGGAAAATGGGGCCGTGTGAATTCTGCACTTGACCCGGCACCTACCCAAATGTTTGAAAATACCATCAATTATATACCTGAGTATATTTTGGACGAAGACGGTCATAGAGAGCGGTTTAAAACCAATAGTGACGGGCATTTTGAACTGATTAACGGAGATACCTACCATATAGATCAAGGATTCAGACAAATTCCACGAGATAGCCTTATCATAGATAAAGGCGGCAAGTTCTTCCGCCAATGGCGTCCCGAGATAAAAACGGCGGACGACATTTGGCAGGAGATTGTCAATGTTTCGCATTTGCCGGGCCTGACTTCCGCACCAAAACTGCAACCCATTGAAGCAAGGCTGGTCATGCTTTCTACCGGTATGAGAGCTCCCATGGGTTTAAAAGTATTCGGGCCTGACCTTGAATCGATAGAAGCGGGCGGAAAAGCATTGGAAACTGCCTTGAAAGACATACCATCGATCATGCCATCTACGGTCTTTTACGACCGTGCAGTAGGTGCACCTTATATCGAAATCCATCTGAACCGGAATAGAATGGCCAGATACGGTATTACCGTTGCCGAGCTTCAGGAAGTAATCAGTGCAGCCGTAGGCGGTATGACATTGACCAGCACGGTCGAAGGTCGGGAACGGTTCCCGGTTCGCCTGCGCTATCCGCGTGAGTTGAGAGATGATCCTGAAGCTTTAAAAAAAATAATCATCCCTACAGCCACTGGCGCACAGATCCCATTGGGGGATGTAGTAGACATCGAGTACGCCAAGGGTGCACAGATGATCCAAAGTGAAAATACGTTTTTGTTGGGCTATGTCATCTTTGACAAAATAAGCGGTAAAGCTGAAGTTGAAGTCGTCCGTGAAGCCGATCAAATCTTACAGGAAAAAATCGCATCCGGAGAACTAAGTTTGCCTAACGGAGTGACTTATAAATTTGCTGGCAATTATGAACAACAAGAGCGTGCCGCAAAAAGGCTAATGCTTATTATACCACTGAGTTTGTTAGCCATTTTAGTAATTCTCTACTTTCAGTTCCGAACGGTTACAGCATCGTTAATTCATTTTTCCGGTGTTTTTGTAGCACTTGCAGGTGGCTTTATTTTATTATGGCTTTACGGGCAGCCCTGGTTTATGGACTTCTCTGTCGGAGGGACAAATATGAGGGATCTGTTCCAGATGCACAGCATCAATCTCAGCATTGCCGTTTGGGTAGGATTTATCGCCCTGTTCGGACTGGCGACGAGTGATGGTGTATTAATGGGAACATACATCCACGATACATTTGAAGCACGGAACCCCAGAACAAAAGATGAAATACGGGAAGCAGTCATATACGCAGGCTTAAAGCGTGTCAGACCGGCAGCGATGACCACTGCTACAGCACTGATCGCCTTACTGCCTGTCCTGACCTCTACCGGTAAAGGTGCGGAAATCATGGTACCAATGGCCATCCCGACTTTCGGCGGCATGCTAATCCAATCCATGACCATGTTTGTGGTTCCGGTATTCCAATGCTGGTGGAGAGAATCTGCCACTAAAAAAGAAAATAGGAAAAATAATAAAAATATAGCGAATGAAAACGAATAA
- the aes_2 gene encoding Acetyl esterase, with translation MIGQSQTATSVTYVHSSSPSFKSQLLQSLMTVVGKKKDIEKRIKSNRYPSQPTEPTSDLISDFNTEIRNINKRKVWTFTPKQSSSSKVILYIHGGGYISNLTKYDWDLVHELLEKTNCSIIVPDYPLAPFSNYKDVYAYFKVTG, from the coding sequence ATGATCGGGCAATCACAAACAGCTACATCGGTAACCTATGTACATTCTTCCTCTCCAAGTTTTAAATCTCAGTTGTTACAGTCATTGATGACAGTGGTCGGGAAGAAAAAGGATATTGAGAAGCGCATTAAGAGCAACAGATACCCCTCCCAACCTACAGAACCTACAAGTGATTTGATATCTGACTTTAATACTGAAATACGGAACATCAATAAGAGAAAAGTTTGGACGTTTACACCTAAACAAAGTAGTTCATCTAAAGTAATCCTATACATACATGGAGGTGGGTATATATCCAACCTAACAAAATATGATTGGGATCTTGTACATGAACTACTAGAAAAGACTAATTGTTCGATAATAGTACCTGATTATCCTTTAGCTCCATTTTCTAACTATAAAGATGTGTACGCCTATTTTAAAGTTACCGGCTAG
- the copB gene encoding Copper-exporting P-type ATPase B, which translates to MHPQILKDEPGKCPLCGMDLVPMSGAKNEAHSHHGHHHHHDHKEHSTHSDEHNHHHSDSGYDKHEGHHTHDFLKRFWVSLIITVPILLLSQMIQEWFGFTVAFPGDKYVLLALGTFIYIYGGMPFLKGMVGEIKAKAIGMMTLVAIAISVAYIYSVAVVFGLPGMDFFWELATLIVIMLLGHWLEMRSTMAASKALQSLVALLPNDVTVERNGETIKIKLEDLKNGETIIIKPGEKIPADGTIVDGVSYVNESMLTGESVPVKKEKDGKVIAGSINGEGALSVTATGVGKDSYLNKVINLVQDAQAAKSNTQNLADKVAKWLTFLAIAIGVITFIYWLSSSGDIAFALERMVTVMVTACPHALGVAIPLVVAISTTLSATNGLLIRNRTAFETTRKLSTIIFDKTGTLTKGSHAVEKVIPLTDKYSADEMIQYAAAVQQYSEHHIAKGILKMLAERNLELWKSENFSYMAGIGVKALVNGKEIVAAGPNYFKQNNLTEPETPKEINQSIETVNYVFIDNEVIGIITLADSIREGAQEAIDELRKMSIKSILLTGDNEKIAKAVSEQLGMDDYIANVLPHEKQEKVKQYQAKGEIVAMTGDGVNDAPALAQANVGIAVGSGTDVAAETADIILVNSDPRDVVKMIDFGKRTYKKMVQNLLWAVGYNMIAIPLAAGVLYPSFVLSPAMGAVLMSISTIVVAINASLLKINK; encoded by the coding sequence ATGCACCCCCAGATACTTAAAGATGAGCCAGGGAAATGTCCACTTTGCGGAATGGATTTAGTTCCAATGAGTGGAGCAAAAAATGAAGCTCACAGCCATCACGGACACCATCATCATCACGACCATAAAGAACATTCCACACATAGCGACGAACATAACCATCATCATTCCGATAGTGGTTACGATAAACACGAAGGACATCATACCCACGATTTCCTCAAACGTTTTTGGGTAAGTTTAATCATTACCGTTCCCATTTTGCTCTTATCGCAAATGATACAGGAATGGTTTGGTTTCACGGTTGCTTTTCCTGGAGATAAATATGTGCTATTGGCGCTGGGAACTTTTATTTACATCTATGGTGGAATGCCATTTCTGAAAGGAATGGTAGGCGAGATAAAAGCCAAAGCTATTGGGATGATGACATTGGTGGCAATCGCTATTTCAGTCGCTTACATCTATTCGGTTGCCGTCGTTTTTGGTCTGCCGGGAATGGACTTCTTTTGGGAACTGGCAACTCTTATCGTGATTATGCTTTTGGGACATTGGTTAGAAATGCGTTCTACTATGGCAGCTTCAAAAGCATTGCAGTCATTGGTGGCACTTTTACCAAACGATGTTACGGTGGAGCGAAATGGTGAAACCATAAAAATAAAACTCGAAGACCTAAAAAACGGTGAAACCATTATCATCAAACCCGGTGAAAAAATTCCTGCCGATGGAACGATTGTAGATGGCGTTTCTTATGTAAACGAAAGTATGCTTACGGGCGAAAGTGTTCCGGTAAAAAAAGAAAAAGACGGAAAAGTAATTGCAGGTTCTATCAATGGCGAAGGTGCGTTAAGTGTTACGGCAACAGGAGTAGGCAAAGACAGTTACCTCAATAAGGTAATCAACTTGGTTCAGGATGCACAGGCAGCAAAATCGAATACGCAAAACCTTGCCGATAAAGTAGCTAAATGGCTCACCTTTCTTGCTATTGCAATAGGCGTAATCACTTTTATTTATTGGCTCAGCAGTAGCGGAGATATTGCGTTTGCATTGGAAAGAATGGTTACAGTAATGGTTACGGCTTGTCCCCACGCTTTGGGTGTGGCTATTCCGTTGGTGGTTGCCATTTCTACAACGCTTTCGGCTACCAATGGTTTGCTCATTCGCAATCGTACCGCATTTGAAACTACCCGAAAACTATCCACGATTATTTTCGACAAGACAGGAACGCTTACCAAAGGCTCTCACGCAGTAGAAAAAGTGATCCCACTTACTGATAAATATTCTGCTGATGAAATGATACAATATGCAGCAGCCGTTCAGCAATATTCCGAACACCACATTGCAAAAGGTATTTTGAAAATGCTGGCAGAAAGAAACCTTGAACTATGGAAGTCGGAGAATTTCAGCTATATGGCAGGCATAGGTGTCAAAGCATTAGTAAACGGAAAGGAAATAGTAGCAGCAGGACCTAATTATTTCAAACAAAATAATCTTACAGAGCCTGAAACGCCCAAAGAAATCAATCAAAGCATTGAAACAGTCAACTATGTTTTTATTGATAATGAAGTTATCGGTATTATCACGTTGGCAGACAGCATTCGTGAGGGGGCGCAAGAAGCCATTGATGAGTTAAGAAAGATGAGTATCAAATCCATTCTGCTTACAGGCGACAATGAAAAAATTGCAAAAGCAGTTTCTGAACAATTGGGAATGGACGACTATATCGCCAACGTACTGCCTCACGAAAAGCAGGAAAAAGTCAAGCAATATCAAGCGAAAGGTGAAATTGTTGCTATGACTGGAGATGGGGTCAATGATGCACCTGCATTGGCACAGGCTAATGTCGGAATCGCTGTGGGATCAGGAACAGATGTAGCTGCGGAAACAGCTGATATCATCCTAGTAAACAGTGACCCGAGAGATGTGGTAAAGATGATTGACTTTGGAAAACGGACATATAAAAAAATGGTTCAAAACCTGCTTTGGGCAGTTGGTTACAATATGATAGCCATACCACTGGCAGCAGGCGTGCTTTATCCGAGTTTCGTTTTAAGCCCTGCAATGGGTGCGGTTTTGATGAGCATAAGTACTATTGTGGTTGCCATAAATGCAAGCCTTTTAAAAATTAATAAATGA
- a CDS encoding Glucose 1-dehydrogenase: protein MANNHPKTIFITGGTSGIGLATAKKFFEEGYQVILTGSNEKKLQKVIEEYPSFQAFISDASKTEDINNLYSKVNAYTTGLNTLFVNAGIGMFKRFDEISYEDFDKLIAINYKAVFFTIQKLLPLMQIGSSIIINASWTHLRGLPTAALYASSKAAIAYLAKVLALELAPRKIRVNTISPGYTNTDQFNESHISPERYKATIAKVPIGRFAHSSEIANTVFFLASDMASYINGQELVVDGGLTAVHFDE, encoded by the coding sequence ATGGCAAATAATCATCCTAAGACAATTTTTATTACAGGCGGAACATCAGGAATTGGACTTGCTACCGCAAAAAAATTCTTCGAAGAAGGTTATCAAGTAATTCTTACCGGCAGTAATGAAAAAAAACTACAAAAAGTCATTGAAGAATATCCCTCTTTTCAAGCCTTTATATCAGACGCATCTAAAACCGAAGATATAAATAATCTATACTCAAAAGTAAATGCCTATACAACAGGACTAAATACACTTTTTGTAAATGCAGGTATAGGTATGTTTAAAAGATTCGATGAAATTAGCTATGAGGACTTTGATAAATTAATTGCCATTAATTATAAAGCAGTTTTCTTCACTATACAAAAGTTGCTCCCACTCATGCAAATAGGCAGTAGTATAATTATTAACGCCTCATGGACACATTTGAGAGGACTTCCCACTGCGGCATTATACGCATCTTCCAAAGCTGCTATTGCTTATTTGGCCAAAGTATTGGCACTGGAATTAGCGCCTCGCAAAATACGCGTTAATACGATTAGTCCGGGGTATACCAATACCGATCAGTTTAATGAATCGCATATAAGTCCCGAGCGTTATAAAGCTACAATAGCAAAAGTCCCTATCGGTCGATTTGCTCACTCTTCTGAAATTGCTAATACAGTTTTTTTTCTTGCTTCTGATATGGCATCCTATATAAATGGACAGGAACTAGTTGTTGATGGAGGACTAACAGCTGTTCATTTTGATGAATAA
- the azoR gene encoding FMN-dependent NADH-azoreductase, protein MRTVIVFNHPYEGSYCHAILSAVTQGLTNAKHEVDIIHLDRDGFNPRMTSADLKAFVEHTAVDPQVIDYQRRIKAADHLIFIFPIWWDIMPATTKGFIDRVLSPGLAYDHHPRGFGLIPLLKNLKSVTIITTMNKPAILYSLLIGNLIRKVMIKSVFKTMGYKNVNWISFTSVKNVSQEKRVKWLQRLEKRFSNFQ, encoded by the coding sequence ATGAGAACCGTCATTGTATTCAATCACCCATATGAAGGCAGTTATTGTCATGCTATCCTGAGTGCTGTAACCCAAGGACTCACTAATGCCAAGCACGAAGTGGATATCATCCATCTGGATAGAGATGGATTTAACCCCCGAATGACTTCTGCAGATTTAAAAGCATTTGTAGAACATACAGCAGTTGACCCTCAAGTTATCGACTACCAACGAAGAATTAAGGCTGCCGATCACCTAATTTTCATTTTCCCGATTTGGTGGGATATCATGCCTGCTACTACCAAGGGATTCATCGACAGAGTTCTATCACCCGGCCTGGCATACGATCATCATCCTCGAGGATTCGGGCTGATCCCCTTATTAAAAAATCTGAAAAGTGTAACCATCATCACTACTATGAACAAGCCAGCCATCCTATACTCCTTGCTCATCGGAAACTTAATTAGAAAAGTAATGATAAAGAGTGTTTTCAAAACTATGGGTTACAAAAATGTAAACTGGATAAGCTTTACATCAGTGAAAAATGTAAGCCAAGAAAAAAGAGTAAAATGGCTACAACGACTAGAAAAAAGATTTTCAAATTTTCAATAA
- the mlhB_2 gene encoding Monoterpene epsilon-lactone hydrolase, translated as MLKIPAFGNTQNELYNAILNETPSENIIFMGNSCGGGIALGFAQKLRNENKPQPSQIILNSPWLDITLSNMDIIELDKKDKLLGIKGLKMAGALYAAGINPIDYKVSPIFGDFSGLGKISIFIGTHDLLFADAQKLKKKLEQQQIAVNYFEYPKMFHLWMALTNMKESQHAIRQLAKLINTKDE; from the coding sequence GTGCTAAAAATCCCCGCCTTCGGCAATACCCAAAACGAACTCTACAATGCGATACTTAACGAAACGCCTTCAGAGAATATTATTTTCATGGGCAATTCTTGCGGTGGAGGCATAGCACTGGGATTTGCCCAAAAACTAAGGAATGAAAATAAGCCACAACCTTCACAAATTATTTTAAACTCCCCCTGGCTCGATATTACATTAAGTAATATGGATATTATCGAGTTGGATAAAAAAGACAAGCTATTAGGCATTAAAGGTCTTAAAATGGCTGGAGCTTTATATGCTGCAGGAATAAATCCAATAGACTACAAGGTGAGCCCTATCTTTGGAGATTTCTCAGGTCTTGGAAAAATTTCCATATTTATCGGTACCCATGATTTGCTCTTTGCCGACGCCCAAAAACTCAAGAAAAAACTGGAGCAACAACAAATCGCGGTCAACTATTTTGAGTATCCTAAAATGTTTCATCTTTGGATGGCTTTAACCAATATGAAAGAATCCCAACATGCTATTCGTCAGTTAGCAAAATTGATCAACACTAAAGACGAATAG
- the copA_2 gene encoding Copper resistance protein A: MPIEPNTTHVYRFPVIQNGTHWYHSHSGYQEQIGMYGSLIFNKKENDVSFRKGIDDLPTIPVIISEWTDYKPENIQRMLSNASDWFAIKKDATQSYAEAIREGHFKTKLTNEWKRMLAMDVSDVYYDKFLINGVPESQLSQFKAGDKVRLKISNAGASTYFWLTYAGGKITVVANDGNDVEPVEVDRLIVAVSETYDIVVTIPEEGVSYELLATAEDRSGSASLYVGSGVKQLTTPLPKLKYFEGMKMMNDMMKMNGDMHDMGMEMSLQQMDMNTVMYPEVSGQNDHHHGHSNAENHQQHENHTANTTELVTLNYGMLKATEKTTLSKDLPVREMRFELTGNMNRYVWSMDNKVFSETDKILVKKGEILRITLYNNSMMRHPMHLHGFDFRVLNEHGDYSPLKNVLDIMPMETNVIEFAANTEGDWFFHCHILYHMMAGMNRVFSVGELHNPLLPNKEKAYRMLKRESNMRMYF; the protein is encoded by the coding sequence ATGCCGATAGAACCAAACACCACACACGTGTACCGATTCCCGGTGATACAAAACGGAACCCACTGGTACCACAGCCACAGCGGATACCAAGAACAAATTGGAATGTATGGATCACTCATTTTCAATAAAAAAGAAAATGATGTCTCTTTCAGAAAAGGCATAGATGATCTGCCTACCATTCCAGTAATTATCAGCGAATGGACGGATTATAAACCTGAAAACATCCAAAGAATGTTAAGCAATGCCAGCGATTGGTTTGCTATAAAAAAGGATGCTACACAAAGTTATGCCGAAGCCATTCGTGAAGGACATTTCAAGACCAAACTCACCAATGAGTGGAAACGGATGCTGGCAATGGATGTGAGCGATGTTTATTATGATAAATTCCTCATAAACGGAGTGCCCGAAAGCCAACTATCACAGTTCAAAGCAGGAGACAAAGTGAGGTTAAAAATATCTAATGCAGGTGCCTCGACTTACTTTTGGCTCACCTATGCGGGTGGTAAAATTACAGTTGTAGCAAACGACGGAAACGATGTAGAGCCTGTAGAAGTAGATCGGCTCATTGTGGCTGTCTCAGAAACCTACGACATTGTCGTCACCATTCCTGAAGAAGGTGTTTCTTATGAACTCTTGGCAACTGCCGAAGACCGTTCGGGTTCTGCTTCGCTCTATGTAGGTTCAGGAGTAAAACAACTCACTACCCCGTTGCCAAAGCTCAAGTACTTTGAAGGAATGAAAATGATGAATGATATGATGAAGATGAACGGCGATATGCACGATATGGGAATGGAAATGAGCCTGCAACAAATGGATATGAATACCGTGATGTACCCTGAAGTTTCTGGGCAAAACGATCATCATCACGGACACTCAAACGCAGAAAATCATCAGCAACACGAAAACCATACGGCCAACACTACTGAACTAGTAACACTCAATTATGGAATGCTGAAAGCGACAGAAAAGACTACGCTTTCAAAAGATTTACCAGTTCGTGAAATGCGCTTCGAACTCACTGGAAATATGAACAGATATGTGTGGAGTATGGACAATAAAGTGTTTTCTGAAACGGATAAGATATTGGTAAAAAAGGGTGAAATCCTCCGTATCACCTTATACAACAACTCGATGATGCGACATCCGATGCACTTACACGGGTTTGATTTCCGCGTGTTGAATGAACACGGCGACTATTCCCCTCTGAAAAATGTCTTAGACATAATGCCGATGGAAACCAACGTGATAGAGTTTGCAGCCAATACCGAAGGTGATTGGTTTTTTCATTGTCACATTCTTTATCATATGATGGCAGGTATGAATCGGGTTTTTAGTGTAGGAGAATTACACAACCCACTACTTCCTAACAAAGAAAAAGCATACAGAATGCTTAAAAGAGAAAGTAATATGCGTATGTATTTTTAG
- the ermD gene encoding rRNA adenine N-6-methyltransferase: MAKSKLPVRLTGQHFTIDKVLIADLIKQATIHKSDTVLDIGAGKGFLTVHLVKMCDQVIAIEKDKTLVKYLRLRFSNAHHVKIVGSDFRNYRMPSKPFKVVSNIPYGITSEILKILMYEHAENFVGGSIILQLEAAQKLVSNRLYNPFAVFYHTFFELRLLYKVSAKSFMPPPTVTSALLCIKRKNVRNCDLKHKQKYLAFVSCLLSNPNVSTRVAFKKIFRKRQLRALAERFKIDLNAPITCLSPCQWNNCFLEMLDMVPEKFHPV; the protein is encoded by the coding sequence ATGGCAAAATCCAAATTGCCCGTTCGACTCACGGGACAACATTTCACTATTGATAAAGTATTAATAGCAGATTTGATAAAGCAAGCAACCATACATAAGAGCGACACTGTTTTGGATATAGGGGCAGGAAAGGGATTTCTCACAGTTCATTTAGTAAAAATGTGTGACCAAGTTATAGCGATTGAAAAGGACAAGACATTAGTAAAATATTTACGTCTACGATTTTCTAATGCTCACCATGTGAAAATTGTCGGTAGTGATTTTAGAAATTATAGAATGCCAAGCAAGCCATTTAAAGTTGTTTCTAATATTCCTTATGGCATTACATCTGAAATACTCAAGATACTAATGTATGAGCATGCTGAAAACTTTGTTGGAGGTTCTATCATACTTCAATTGGAAGCAGCCCAAAAGTTAGTATCAAATAGGTTGTATAATCCCTTCGCTGTTTTTTACCATACTTTTTTTGAACTAAGGCTACTTTATAAAGTAAGTGCTAAAAGCTTTATGCCACCACCCACCGTTACATCAGCTTTGTTATGTATTAAGAGAAAGAATGTGAGAAATTGTGATTTAAAACACAAACAAAAATATTTAGCTTTTGTTTCTTGCTTGTTGAGTAATCCAAATGTATCAACTAGAGTAGCTTTCAAGAAGATTTTCAGAAAAAGGCAGCTAAGGGCACTTGCTGAAAGATTCAAAATAGATCTTAACGCGCCAATTACTTGTTTGTCACCATGTCAATGGAACAACTGCTTTTTGGAAATGCTGGACATGGTTCCAGAAAAGTTCCATCCCGTATAG